A stretch of the Enterobacteriaceae endosymbiont of Donacia proxima genome encodes the following:
- the secG gene encoding preprotein translocase subunit SecG: MYKLLLILFIFVSTMLISIILFQDNDEIDISASSNNTKSPFNTNMSNKILTKSIILLASLFFIIGLVINNFNVKKYGKNNITFYNINKM; encoded by the coding sequence ATGTATAAATTACTATTAATTTTATTTATTTTTGTATCAACTATGTTGATTAGTATTATCTTATTTCAAGATAATGATGAAATAGATATTAGTGCATCATCAAATAATACAAAATCTCCTTTTAATACAAATATGTCTAATAAAATTTTAACAAAAAGTATTATTTTACTTGCATCTTTATTCTTTATTATTGGTTTGGTAATAAATAATTTTAATGTAAAAAAATATGGAAAAAATAATATTACATTTTATAATATAAATAAGATGTAA
- the infB gene encoding translation initiation factor IF-2: MIDAVITIKSLANEIKVPIKKIIKYFSNKGISKLENDIINKEEKKKFLTYLKNKNSNKLKFFSIHNNDIKNINKIKQKKILVNNDKSKLLFLNKQNLTKKKYKLNKISILKIKKKKKSMLFHKHDYKEINTTKNSVDYKNKKNIILKKKKFYNYKNIDKNFLKKNIYNKKKYNKNYKNFKENNKKIIYNNKYKKNFSKLYQNFNKPIKNINRNIIINETISITELSNKMAVKNSELIKIMINMGEQYSDVNQLLDQETAQLIAEEMGHKVILRRENDIEKLLINNTNLHSKPIIRSPIVTIIGHVDHGKTSLLDYICSSNITAKEAGGITQNIDAYEIEFNNKKIIFFDTPGHESFTSMRLRGVQITDIIILVIAIDDGVMPQTIEAIQHAKTMKVPIIVAINKIDKNISNFEKIKNELSRYDIISEEWGGKNIFVKISAKTGEGINKLLKIILLQAEILELKAINVGIAKGIVIESFLEKGKGPIANVLIKEGMLKKGDIVLCGCTYGKVKCLINYKGFKIQYAGPSTPIKILGLSELPDAGDNFIVVSNEKQAKVIALYRKNKLREIKLAHKQKQFKKLFLNLDKKNIYEINLLIKSDTKGSIEDITNTLLNLSNKKINIKIIHCGIGEINETDISLAITNSSKHIIIIGFNIKQNTIIKNIIKKKHIKIMFFTIIYDLINYMKKYIQNLLMPKYKELILGNAEIKSIFTIPKIGVIAGCIVTYGLIKRNNLVKLFRNNQIIHVGIIDSLRRFKESVYEVRSGMECGISIKNFNDIHLGDKIEIFKKDEIIKK; this comes from the coding sequence ATGATAGATGCTGTTATAACTATAAAATCATTAGCTAATGAAATTAAAGTTCCAATTAAAAAAATAATTAAATATTTTTCTAATAAAGGTATTTCTAAATTAGAAAATGATATAATTAATAAGGAAGAAAAAAAAAAATTTTTGACATATTTAAAAAATAAAAATTCTAACAAATTAAAATTTTTTTCTATACACAATAATGATATTAAAAATATTAATAAAATTAAACAAAAAAAAATATTAGTTAATAATGACAAAAGTAAATTATTATTTTTAAATAAACAAAATCTTACTAAAAAAAAATATAAACTCAATAAAATTAGTATTTTAAAAATAAAAAAAAAAAAAAAATCAATGTTATTTCATAAACATGATTATAAAGAAATAAATACTACTAAAAATAGTGTAGATTATAAAAATAAAAAAAATATAATTTTAAAAAAAAAAAAATTTTATAATTATAAAAATATAGACAAAAATTTTTTGAAAAAAAATATATATAATAAAAAAAAATATAATAAAAATTATAAAAATTTTAAAGAAAATAATAAAAAAATTATTTATAATAATAAATACAAAAAAAATTTTTCTAAATTATATCAAAATTTCAATAAACCAATTAAAAACATTAATCGTAATATTATTATTAATGAAACTATTAGTATAACTGAATTATCTAACAAAATGGCTGTTAAAAATTCAGAATTAATAAAAATTATGATAAATATGGGCGAACAATATTCCGATGTGAACCAGTTATTAGATCAAGAAACAGCACAATTAATAGCAGAAGAAATGGGTCATAAAGTTATATTACGTCGAGAAAATGATATAGAAAAATTATTAATTAATAATACTAATTTACATAGTAAACCAATTATTAGGTCACCTATTGTAACAATTATAGGACATGTTGATCATGGAAAAACTTCACTATTAGATTATATTTGTTCAAGTAATATTACAGCTAAAGAAGCAGGTGGCATCACACAAAATATAGATGCATATGAAATCGAATTTAATAATAAAAAAATAATATTTTTTGATACTCCTGGTCATGAATCTTTCACCTCTATGAGATTAAGAGGAGTACAAATTACAGATATCATAATATTAGTAATCGCTATTGATGATGGTGTTATGCCACAAACTATAGAAGCGATACAACATGCTAAAACAATGAAAGTACCTATTATAGTAGCAATTAATAAAATTGATAAAAATATTTCTAATTTTGAAAAAATAAAAAATGAATTAAGTAGATATGATATTATCTCTGAAGAATGGGGTGGAAAAAATATATTTGTTAAAATTTCTGCTAAAACAGGAGAAGGTATAAATAAATTATTAAAAATTATTTTATTACAAGCAGAAATACTAGAATTAAAAGCTATTAATGTAGGTATAGCAAAAGGAATAGTAATTGAATCTTTTTTAGAAAAAGGGAAAGGTCCAATAGCTAATGTTCTAATAAAAGAAGGGATGTTAAAAAAAGGTGATATAGTACTTTGTGGTTGTACATATGGTAAAGTAAAATGTTTAATAAATTATAAAGGATTTAAAATCCAATATGCTGGACCTTCTACACCTATTAAAATTTTAGGTTTATCTGAATTACCGGATGCAGGAGATAATTTTATAGTTGTAAGTAATGAAAAACAAGCAAAAGTAATAGCATTATATAGAAAAAATAAATTACGTGAAATAAAATTAGCTCATAAACAAAAACAATTTAAAAAATTATTTTTAAATTTAGATAAAAAAAATATTTATGAAATAAATTTATTAATTAAAAGTGATACTAAAGGTTCTATAGAAGATATTACAAATACATTATTAAATTTATCTAATAAAAAAATTAATATAAAAATTATTCACTGTGGGATCGGAGAAATAAACGAAACAGATATTTCATTAGCAATAACTAATTCTTCTAAACACATTATTATTATTGGATTTAATATAAAACAAAATACTATCATAAAAAATATAATTAAAAAAAAACATATTAAAATTATGTTTTTTACAATTATTTATGATTTAATTAATTATATGAAAAAATATATACAAAATCTTTTAATGCCTAAATACAAAGAATTAATTTTAGGAAATGCAGAAATTAAAAGTATTTTTACTATTCCTAAAATTGGTGTCATAGCTGGATGTATAGTAACATACGGATTAATTAAACGTAATAATTTAGTAAAATTATTTAGAAATAATCAAATTATTCATGTAGGCATCATAGATTCGTTAAGAAGATTTAAAGAAAGTGTATATGAAGTACGTAGTGGTATGGAATGTGGTATTAGTATTAAAAATTTTAATGATATACATTTAGGAGATAAAATTGAAATTTTTAAAAAAGATGAAATTATAAAAAAATAA
- the rpoC gene encoding DNA-directed RNA polymerase subunit beta' — protein sequence MKDLFNFLKSKNKIEEFDSIKLSLASSDMIKSWSFGEVKKPETINYRTFKPERDGLFCARIFGPIKDYECLCGKYKRLKHRGVVCEKCGVEVTQTKVRRDRMGHIELASPIAHIWFLKSLPSRIGLLLNMPLRDIEKVLYFESYVVVEEGMSSLEKKQILSEEQYLNLLEEFGNEFEAKMGAEAIQYLLKNIDLKKECKLLRNELYNTNSETKRKKIGKRIKLLESFIYSGNKPEWMIMNILPVLPPDLRPLVPLDGGRFATSDLNDLYRRVINRNNRLKRLLELSAPDIIIKNEKRMLQEAVDALLDNGRRGKAIIGSNKRPLKSLADMIKGKQGRFRQNLLGKRVDYSGRSVITVGPYLHLHQCGLPKKMALELFKPFIYSKLEIRGFATTIKSAKKMVEKEESIVWDILDEVIKEHPVLLNRAPTLHRLGIQAFEPLLIEGKAIQLHPLVCAAYNADFDGDQMAVHVPLTLEAQLEARILMMSTNNILSPANGEPIIVPSQDVVLGIYYMTKDKVNANGEGMILTGPKEAERVYNIGQADLHACVKVKIKEFNKDLITNKWIKNNIIVKTTIGRAIFWNQVPKGIPYHMINKTLGKKDISQVLNTCYRILGLKSTVIFADQIMYTGFYYAAKSGASVGIDDIIIPQNKTEIINEAESEVNEIQEQFQSGLVTAGERYNKVIDIWAAANEKVSKAMMKNLSIEKITDKDGSIIKQSSFNNIFMMADSGARGSAAQIRQLAGMRGLMAKPDGSIIETPIIANFREGLNVLQYFISTHGARKGLADTALKTANSGYLTRRLVDVAQDLVITEDDCLTLNGIKISSIITGKEIKESLRERVLGRVTAENIYKKDSKTILICRNTLLNEKYCNMLEQHSIDNIKVRSVVSCETNFGVCSYCYGRDLARGHIINKGEAIGVIAAQSIGEPGTQLTMRTFHIGGAASRSATESNIQIKNNGIIKLVNVKSVINFVQKLVVISRNAELKIINSLNKIIESYKIPYGAIITKKNGSDVKSGEIVSYWDPHTMPIITEVKGKIKFIDMIEGQTIIKQTDDLTGLASIVVLDTSERPFISKDFRPMIKIINHNNEDIIISGNDMPAHYFLPNKSIIHLKDGSYVNAGDVLAKVPQDSGGTKDITGGLPRVADLFEARKPKDAAILAEISGIISFGKETKGKRRIIITPIDSNIKTHEEMIPKWRQLNVFESELINKGDIISDGPESPHDILRLRGVNAVTNYIINEVQDVYRLQGVKINDKHIEVIVRQMLRKATITKMGDSNFLEGEQLDVSVIKITNKKLKEQGKKIAEYNRNLLGITKASLATSSFISAASFQETTRVLTESSVAGKSDELKGLKENVIVGRLIPAGTGYTYHTNRLNKKKINNKIKNSNISSADSAAANLTELLNANSS from the coding sequence GTGAAAGATTTATTTAATTTTTTAAAATCAAAAAATAAGATAGAAGAATTTGATTCAATAAAACTTTCTCTAGCTTCTTCTGATATGATAAAATCTTGGTCTTTTGGAGAAGTAAAAAAACCTGAAACGATTAATTATCGTACTTTTAAACCTGAAAGAGATGGTTTATTTTGCGCTCGTATTTTTGGTCCTATTAAAGATTACGAATGTTTATGTGGTAAATATAAACGTTTAAAACATAGGGGTGTTGTTTGTGAAAAATGTGGAGTTGAAGTTACACAAACAAAGGTAAGAAGAGATAGAATGGGGCATATAGAATTAGCTTCTCCAATTGCACATATATGGTTTTTAAAATCATTACCTTCTAGAATTGGATTATTACTTAACATGCCATTAAGAGATATAGAAAAAGTTTTATATTTTGAATCATATGTCGTTGTAGAAGAAGGTATGTCATCTTTAGAAAAAAAACAAATCTTATCTGAAGAACAATATTTAAATTTATTAGAAGAATTTGGGAATGAATTTGAAGCAAAAATGGGTGCAGAAGCAATACAATATTTGCTAAAGAATATTGATTTAAAAAAAGAATGTAAATTATTACGTAATGAATTATATAATACTAATTCAGAAACTAAAAGAAAAAAAATCGGTAAAAGAATAAAATTACTAGAATCTTTTATATATTCAGGTAATAAACCAGAATGGATGATTATGAATATATTACCTGTATTACCTCCTGATTTAAGACCTTTAGTTCCTTTAGACGGAGGTAGATTCGCAACATCAGATTTAAATGATTTATATAGAAGAGTTATAAATCGTAATAATAGATTAAAACGTTTGTTAGAATTATCAGCTCCTGATATTATAATAAAAAACGAAAAAAGAATGTTACAAGAAGCAGTAGATGCATTATTAGATAATGGTAGAAGAGGTAAAGCAATTATAGGTTCTAATAAACGTCCATTAAAATCATTAGCAGATATGATTAAAGGAAAACAAGGAAGATTTAGACAAAATTTATTAGGTAAAAGAGTTGATTATTCAGGAAGATCTGTTATAACAGTTGGCCCTTATTTACATCTGCATCAATGTGGTTTACCTAAAAAAATGGCATTAGAATTATTTAAACCATTTATATATAGTAAATTAGAAATTAGAGGATTTGCAACTACTATTAAATCTGCAAAAAAAATGGTTGAAAAAGAAGAATCAATAGTATGGGATATTTTAGACGAGGTAATTAAAGAACATCCTGTTTTACTAAATAGAGCTCCTACATTACATCGATTAGGGATACAAGCATTTGAACCACTTTTAATCGAAGGTAAAGCTATACAATTACATCCTTTAGTATGTGCCGCTTATAATGCTGATTTTGACGGAGATCAAATGGCAGTACATGTTCCTTTAACATTAGAAGCACAGTTAGAAGCAAGAATTTTAATGATGTCTACTAATAATATTTTATCTCCAGCAAATGGAGAGCCAATTATTGTTCCATCTCAAGATGTAGTATTGGGAATATATTATATGACTAAAGATAAAGTTAATGCAAATGGAGAAGGAATGATATTAACAGGCCCTAAAGAAGCTGAACGTGTTTATAATATAGGACAAGCTGATTTACATGCTTGTGTGAAAGTAAAAATTAAAGAATTTAATAAAGATTTAATAACAAATAAATGGATTAAAAATAATATTATTGTCAAAACAACTATTGGAAGAGCAATTTTTTGGAATCAAGTACCTAAAGGTATACCATACCATATGATAAATAAAACTTTAGGGAAAAAAGACATTTCTCAAGTTTTAAATACATGTTATAGAATCTTAGGGTTAAAATCTACAGTTATTTTTGCAGATCAAATTATGTATACTGGTTTTTATTATGCAGCTAAATCAGGTGCTTCTGTAGGTATAGATGATATTATTATACCCCAAAATAAAACTGAAATTATTAATGAAGCAGAATCTGAAGTTAATGAAATACAAGAACAATTTCAATCTGGTCTTGTTACTGCAGGCGAAAGATATAATAAAGTTATTGATATTTGGGCTGCAGCAAATGAAAAAGTATCGAAAGCTATGATGAAAAATTTATCCATTGAAAAAATAACTGATAAAGATGGTTCCATAATTAAACAAAGTTCTTTCAATAATATTTTTATGATGGCAGATTCTGGGGCTAGAGGTTCGGCGGCTCAAATTAGACAATTAGCTGGTATGAGAGGTTTAATGGCGAAACCCGATGGTTCAATTATTGAAACTCCCATTATTGCTAATTTTAGAGAAGGATTAAATGTTTTACAATACTTTATTTCTACTCATGGAGCGAGAAAAGGATTAGCCGATACTGCTTTAAAAACAGCAAATTCTGGATATTTAACAAGAAGATTAGTAGATGTAGCACAAGATTTAGTCATAACAGAAGATGATTGTTTAACTTTAAATGGGATTAAAATTTCCTCCATTATCACTGGAAAAGAGATAAAAGAATCATTAAGAGAAAGGGTTTTAGGACGAGTTACTGCAGAAAATATTTATAAAAAAGACAGTAAAACTATTCTTATTTGTAGAAATACATTATTAAATGAAAAATATTGTAATATGTTAGAACAACATTCTATTGATAATATTAAAGTACGTTCTGTCGTTAGTTGTGAAACTAATTTTGGTGTATGTTCATATTGTTATGGACGTGATTTAGCTCGAGGACATATTATAAATAAAGGAGAAGCAATAGGAGTGATTGCTGCTCAATCAATAGGTGAACCAGGTACACAATTAACAATGCGTACATTCCATATTGGAGGTGCAGCATCACGATCAGCAACAGAATCTAATATTCAAATTAAAAATAATGGAATTATAAAATTAGTAAATGTAAAATCAGTAATTAATTTTGTTCAAAAATTAGTAGTTATTTCTAGAAATGCTGAATTAAAAATTATTAATAGTTTAAATAAAATTATAGAAAGTTATAAAATACCATATGGTGCTATCATAACAAAAAAAAATGGGTCCGATGTTAAATCAGGAGAAATAGTTTCATATTGGGATCCTCATACTATGCCGATTATTACAGAAGTAAAAGGTAAAATTAAATTTATTGACATGATAGAGGGACAAACAATTATAAAACAAACTGATGATTTAACTGGATTAGCCTCAATTGTTGTATTAGATACTTCTGAAAGACCTTTTATTAGTAAAGATTTTAGACCTATGATCAAAATTATTAATCATAATAATGAAGATATAATCATATCTGGGAATGATATGCCAGCACATTATTTTTTACCTAATAAATCTATTATACATCTAAAAGATGGTAGTTATGTTAATGCAGGTGATGTTTTAGCAAAAGTACCTCAAGATTCAGGTGGCACTAAAGATATTACTGGAGGACTTCCTAGAGTAGCAGATTTATTTGAAGCAAGAAAACCTAAAGATGCGGCTATTTTGGCAGAAATTAGTGGTATTATTTCATTCGGAAAAGAAACAAAAGGTAAAAGAAGAATAATCATTACTCCTATTGATTCAAATATTAAAACACATGAAGAAATGATACCAAAATGGAGACAACTTAATGTATTTGAAAGTGAATTAATAAATAAAGGAGATATTATTTCTGATGGTCCTGAATCTCCACATGATATTTTAAGATTAAGAGGTGTTAATGCTGTAACAAATTATATAATTAATGAAGTTCAAGATGTTTATAGATTACAAGGAGTCAAAATTAATGATAAACACATAGAAGTAATTGTAAGACAGATGTTGCGTAAAGCAACTATAACAAAAATGGGAGATTCTAATTTTTTAGAAGGCGAACAATTAGATGTCTCAGTAATTAAAATTACAAATAAAAAATTAAAAGAACAAGGGAAAAAAATAGCAGAATATAATCGAAATTTATTAGGAATAACAAAAGCATCATTAGCTACTTCTTCTTTTATTTCAGCTGCTTCTTTTCAAGAAACAACTAGAGTTTTAACTGAATCTTCAGTTGCTGGGAAAAGCGATGAATTAAAAGGATTAAAAGAAAACGTAATTGTAGGAAGATTAATTCCTGCAGGTACTGGTTATACTTATCATACAAATCGTCTTAATAAAAAGAAAATTAATAATAAAATAAAAAACAGTAATATTTCTTCTGCAGATTCAGCAGCTGCTAATTTAACTGAATTATTAAATGCTAATTCTAGCTAA
- a CDS encoding RlmE family RNA methyltransferase, which yields MIYKKNKKSKLWLKNNYKDFYIKKVKNNINKYRSRSWFKLEQIEKIDKIFKKNMILIDLGSSPGGWSSFASSKIGNKGKIIAFDILPMNFIKNVNFHQGNIYDSIFLNRILKKFNKKKIDMIMSDLSPNISGIKEIDIPHIINLNESVLNLCYSYLRNNGIFLIKTFQCKEFNKYYNKINSIFRIVKIRKPNASRSQSSEIYIVAKGYKN from the coding sequence ATGATATATAAAAAAAATAAAAAATCTAAATTATGGTTAAAAAATAATTATAAAGATTTTTATATAAAAAAAGTTAAAAATAATATTAATAAATATAGATCAAGATCATGGTTTAAATTAGAACAAATAGAAAAAATAGATAAAATTTTTAAAAAAAATATGATATTAATTGATTTAGGATCATCTCCTGGAGGTTGGTCAAGTTTTGCTTCATCAAAAATTGGTAACAAAGGTAAAATTATTGCATTTGATATATTACCTATGAATTTTATTAAAAATGTTAATTTTCACCAAGGTAATATATATGATTCTATTTTTCTAAATAGAATTTTAAAAAAATTTAATAAAAAAAAAATAGATATGATTATGTCTGATTTATCACCTAATATTTCTGGTATAAAAGAAATAGATATACCACATATTATTAACCTAAATGAATCAGTATTAAATTTATGTTATTCTTATTTAAGAAATAATGGAATTTTTTTAATAAAAACTTTTCAATGTAAGGAATTTAATAAATATTATAATAAAATTAATTCTATATTTAGAATAGTAAAAATTAGAAAACCTAATGCTTCAAGATCTCAATCCAGTGAAATTTATATTGTTGCAAAAGGATATAAAAATTAA